Proteins encoded together in one Kingella oralis window:
- the mobA gene encoding molybdenum cofactor guanylyltransferase, producing MPTTNTSPLLILCGGQSSRMGSPKALLPYRSRPLIAHQIANAAPHRPVWLAADNHRYPDTAPARYLPDQLPNKQGALSAIAPALAQAQAQGYAGLYILSCDTLIPPEALIAELNAAADSPVFAQGITALQDGDQLLPLLAHWSAQLAGSLKTAVAQGNKRVQHYVKSQPHQTLPLPAPWRNIAHFNTPQEYAQAQHTAQQLNIYADAKF from the coding sequence ATGCCTACTACCAATACATCTCCCCTCCTTATCCTGTGCGGCGGGCAAAGCAGCCGCATGGGCAGCCCCAAAGCCCTGCTTCCCTACCGCAGCCGCCCGCTCATCGCCCACCAAATCGCCAACGCCGCCCCCCATCGCCCCGTGTGGCTCGCCGCCGACAACCACCGTTATCCCGACACCGCCCCCGCCCGCTACCTGCCCGACCAACTGCCCAACAAACAAGGCGCACTCTCCGCCATCGCCCCCGCGCTCGCCCAAGCCCAAGCCCAAGGCTACGCAGGGCTATACATCCTATCCTGCGACACCCTTATCCCGCCCGAAGCCCTCATCGCCGAGCTCAACGCCGCCGCCGATAGCCCCGTTTTCGCGCAAGGCATCACCGCCCTGCAAGACGGCGACCAACTGCTCCCCCTGCTCGCCCACTGGTCAGCCCAACTCGCAGGCAGCCTGAAAACAGCCGTGGCGCAAGGCAACAAGCGCGTGCAACACTACGTCAAATCCCAGCCGCACCAAACCCTGCCGCTGCCCGCCCCGTGGCGCAACATCGCCCACTTCAACACCCCGCAAGAATACGCCCAAGCCCAACACACCGCCCAACAGCTCAATATCTACGCCGATGCAAAATTTTGA
- the moaB gene encoding molybdenum cofactor biosynthesis protein B — translation MTTPTFRPLNIHILTVTDTRSRKEDGSGDYLAQALQQSGHNLHSRDLCRDEKYDIRARVSAAIAQPEIQVILITGGTGMFDRDITPDAVSLLFDKTIDGFGEIFRAISLNEIGMSTIQSRAIAGIANRTLIFCLPGSTNACRTAWEQIIRPQLDPRINACGFTRVFNSWDRA, via the coding sequence ATGACCACCCCCACCTTCCGCCCCCTCAACATCCACATCCTCACCGTAACCGACACCCGCAGCCGCAAAGAAGACGGCAGCGGCGACTACCTCGCCCAAGCCCTGCAACAAAGCGGACACAATCTCCACTCCCGCGACCTCTGCCGCGACGAAAAATACGACATCCGCGCCCGCGTCTCCGCCGCCATCGCCCAGCCCGAAATCCAAGTCATCCTGATTACCGGCGGCACAGGCATGTTTGACCGCGACATCACCCCCGATGCCGTCTCCCTCCTGTTTGACAAAACCATAGACGGCTTCGGCGAAATCTTCCGCGCCATTTCGCTGAACGAAATCGGCATGTCCACCATCCAATCGCGCGCCATCGCAGGCATCGCCAACCGCACGCTCATCTTCTGCCTACCTGGTTCCACAAACGCTTGCCGCACCGCATGGGAGCAAATCATCCGCCCCCAGCTAGACCCCCGCATCAACGCCTGCGGCTTCACCCGCGTGTTTAATTCGTGGGATAGAGCGTAA
- the moaA gene encoding GTP 3',8-cyclase MoaA, which yields MTTLIDPHNRQLTYLRLSVTDLCNYRCSYCLPNGYQGKAKPDELTLPEIQTIAAAFAQSGTRKVRLTGGEATLRADLPDIIATLNAQPQIQHIALTTNGHQLGKKFPVYRQAGLTKLNISLDSFNPQTFHKITGKDQSQTILRDIETILNTGFTSIKINTLLLREHAQETLHDALDYIRTRPIALRFIELMQTGDNSAYFQQHHQNAAQLEQNLIAQGWQLQPRQPHAGPAREYSHPDYVGNIGIIAPYSQDFCNSCNRLRITAQGKMHLCLFGSVAHDLRPYLNDVGSLKNQIDQLVQQKPEHHYLHNKKVGLITNLSMTGG from the coding sequence ATGACCACCCTAATAGACCCCCACAACCGCCAGCTCACTTACCTGCGCCTCTCCGTAACCGACCTCTGCAACTACCGATGCAGCTACTGCCTGCCCAACGGCTACCAAGGCAAAGCCAAGCCCGACGAGCTTACCCTGCCCGAAATCCAAACCATCGCCGCCGCCTTCGCCCAAAGCGGCACGCGCAAAGTGCGCCTCACAGGCGGCGAAGCCACGCTGCGCGCCGACTTGCCCGACATCATTGCCACCCTAAACGCCCAACCCCAAATCCAACATATCGCCCTCACCACCAACGGGCATCAACTCGGCAAAAAATTCCCCGTTTACCGCCAAGCAGGGCTCACCAAACTCAACATCAGCCTAGACAGCTTCAACCCACAAACCTTCCACAAAATCACCGGCAAAGACCAAAGCCAAACCATCCTGCGCGACATAGAAACCATCCTCAACACAGGCTTTACCAGCATCAAAATCAACACCCTGCTGCTGCGCGAACACGCCCAAGAAACCCTGCACGACGCGCTGGATTACATCCGCACCCGCCCCATCGCCCTGCGCTTTATAGAACTCATGCAAACAGGCGACAACAGCGCCTACTTCCAGCAACACCACCAAAACGCCGCGCAACTGGAACAAAACCTCATCGCCCAAGGCTGGCAACTGCAACCGCGCCAGCCCCACGCCGGTCCCGCCCGCGAATACAGCCACCCCGATTATGTAGGCAACATCGGCATCATTGCCCCATACAGCCAAGATTTTTGCAACAGCTGCAACCGCCTGCGCATCACCGCCCAAGGCAAAATGCACCTTTGCCTATTTGGCAGCGTCGCCCACGATTTGCGCCCCTATCTCAACGACGTAGGCAGCCTGAAAAACCAAATCGACCAGCTTGTCCAACAAAAGCCCGAACACCACTACCTACACAACAAAAAAGTCGGGCTGATTACCAACCTGTCCATGACAGGCGGTTGA
- the glp gene encoding molybdopterin molybdotransferase MoeA, protein MPLTPIAELQTIIQTHIANRPLALDSQTLPLAQAAGRVLAQDIVAPLAIPGSNVSAMDGYALAQATPAHSRLTIVGESAAGSPFTGSLKAGECIRIMTGATVPACCSTVVIQENVIREGDCIVLQQDAPAAANIRYAGEEIQAGQTVLSAGRILRHADVMLLAAQGIGSVAVQRKLRVAILSTGNELAEAGSPIAAHQIYDSNRPMLCSKLRDCPADIVDLGKLPDSLAATVQMLHQAAADSDVVITSGGVSVGDYDYLRQAVAQVGTIHHYKVAMKPGKPFVFGQLGSAWYFGLPGNPVSGFVGFDLFIRAALWQIAGATPIPQPLRFQAALTRSVKKAAGRADIQRAIISQNSDGTWQATPTGKQDSHRILGVSQANAYIILPQESGDLAAGEMVTVQPLHEAFL, encoded by the coding sequence ATGCCGCTCACGCCCATCGCCGAACTGCAAACCATCATCCAAACCCACATCGCCAACCGCCCGCTGGCTCTTGATAGCCAAACCTTGCCGCTTGCCCAAGCCGCAGGGCGCGTGTTGGCGCAAGACATTGTCGCCCCGCTGGCTATCCCCGGCAGCAACGTTTCCGCCATGGATGGCTACGCGCTTGCCCAAGCCACGCCCGCGCACAGCCGTTTAACCATTGTGGGCGAATCCGCTGCGGGTAGCCCATTTACAGGTAGCCTGAAAGCGGGCGAGTGCATCCGCATCATGACGGGCGCAACCGTGCCCGCTTGTTGCAGCACCGTGGTGATTCAAGAAAACGTAATCCGCGAGGGCGATTGCATTGTGTTGCAGCAAGACGCGCCCGCCGCCGCCAACATCCGCTATGCAGGCGAGGAAATCCAAGCGGGGCAAACCGTGTTGAGCGCGGGGCGTATTTTGCGCCACGCCGATGTGATGCTGCTTGCCGCGCAAGGCATCGGCAGCGTTGCCGTGCAGCGCAAATTGCGCGTTGCCATCTTGTCCACAGGCAACGAGCTTGCCGAAGCGGGCAGCCCCATCGCCGCGCACCAAATCTACGACAGCAACCGCCCTATGCTGTGCAGCAAACTGCGCGATTGCCCCGCCGACATCGTGGATTTGGGCAAACTGCCCGACAGCCTAGCTGCCACCGTGCAAATGTTGCACCAAGCCGCCGCAGACAGCGATGTGGTCATTACATCGGGCGGCGTATCCGTGGGCGATTATGATTATTTGCGCCAAGCCGTTGCCCAAGTGGGCACGATTCATCACTACAAAGTCGCCATGAAACCGGGCAAACCCTTTGTGTTCGGGCAACTGGGCAGCGCGTGGTATTTTGGTTTGCCGGGCAACCCCGTTTCGGGCTTTGTCGGCTTTGATTTGTTTATCCGCGCCGCGCTGTGGCAGATTGCAGGCGCAACGCCGATTCCGCAGCCCTTGCGTTTTCAGGCTGCCTTAACCCGCAGCGTGAAAAAAGCCGCAGGGCGCGCCGACATCCAACGCGCCATCATCAGCCAAAACAGCGACGGCACATGGCAAGCCACACCCACGGGTAAACAAGATTCCCACCGCATCCTCGGCGTAAGCCAAGCCAATGCCTACATCATCCTGCCGCAAGAGAGCGGCGATTTGGCGGCGGGGGAAATGGTTACCGTGCAGCCGTTGCATGAAGCGTTTTTGTGA
- a CDS encoding DUF4870 domain-containing protein — protein MQQAEQTLRDATQSQPYTGSSDISQDDKNVAMLAHLLAPFFGFIPPLIFWLMNKDKAGKDFVCDQAKEALNFQITVILAVFVSCLLMIVLIGILLFWLVLAANFVLCIIAAVAASKGTAYRYPFALRLVK, from the coding sequence TTGCAGCAAGCCGAGCAAACCTTGCGCGATGCCACCCAATCGCAGCCTTACACAGGCAGCAGCGACATCAGCCAAGACGATAAAAACGTTGCCATGCTGGCGCATTTGCTGGCTCCCTTTTTCGGTTTTATCCCGCCGCTGATTTTTTGGCTGATGAATAAAGACAAAGCAGGCAAGGATTTTGTGTGCGACCAAGCCAAAGAAGCGTTGAATTTCCAAATTACCGTGATTCTGGCGGTGTTTGTGTCGTGCTTGTTGATGATTGTGCTGATTGGCATTTTGCTGTTTTGGTTGGTATTGGCTGCCAATTTTGTGTTGTGCATTATTGCCGCCGTTGCTGCCAGCAAAGGCACGGCGTACCGCTATCCGTTTGCGCTGCGCTTGGTTAAGTAG
- a CDS encoding nitroreductase family protein → MDTLELLTTRRSNKSLRAPAPDELQLDSILQAASQVPDHGNLTPWRFIVIQSEAGKQRFQAALRETAITLNMGEKTLEKAERVGKFAPLVIAVIASPKEGKPEWEQQMSAACAAYAIQLASQAQGFDNVWITGLWVNSPVLQREFECSEQEKIIGLIMIGTADKPNCAEPKNTDVEAFTTHW, encoded by the coding sequence ATGGATACCTTAGAGCTGCTCACCACCCGCCGTTCCAACAAAAGCCTGCGCGCGCCCGCACCCGACGAATTGCAACTGGACAGCATTTTGCAAGCCGCCAGCCAAGTGCCCGACCACGGCAACCTCACCCCTTGGCGGTTTATCGTTATCCAAAGCGAGGCGGGCAAACAGCGTTTTCAGGCTGCCTTACGCGAAACCGCGATTACGCTCAACATGGGCGAAAAAACGCTGGAAAAAGCCGAGCGCGTGGGCAAATTTGCCCCGCTGGTGATTGCCGTGATTGCCAGCCCAAAAGAAGGCAAGCCCGAATGGGAGCAGCAGATGAGTGCCGCCTGCGCCGCCTATGCCATCCAGCTCGCTTCGCAAGCGCAAGGCTTTGATAATGTTTGGATAACAGGCTTGTGGGTGAACTCGCCCGTGTTGCAACGCGAATTTGAATGCAGCGAGCAAGAAAAAATCATCGGCTTGATTATGATTGGCACGGCGGATAAACCCAACTGCGCCGAGCCGAAAAACACCGATGTGGAAGCGTTTACCACGCATTGGTAA
- the ppk1 gene encoding polyphosphate kinase 1: MPQSAHILCRELSLLAFNRRVLAQAQDPRVPLLERLRFLCIVSSNLDEFFEVRMAYLRREQRANPTQVFQSGQTPSETITLVAQEAHKIIEEQYQIFNQELLPALAEENIVFYRRKQWTSAQREWIEDYFNRELLPILTPIGLDASHPFPRPLNKSLNFVVELDGKDAFGRASGMAIVQAPRILPRAIRLPENICEGKDGFVFLSSIVHEYVYKLFRGMTVKGCHQFRLTRDSDLTVENDDLSNLRTAVQNELRDRDFGDGVRLEIADQCPDYISQFLLEQFKLTRNELYQVEGPVNLVRLMSVPDMVNRPDLKFAPFTPQYPRALRKSASLLDEIAKGDILLHHPYQSFDPIVKFINDATRDPDVVAIKMTIYRTGSHSELARALMAAALAGKQVTVVVELMARFDEANNVSWATKLEDAGAHVVYGVFGYKVHAKMALVIRREQGSLKTYAHLGTGNYHQGTSRIYTDFGLLTANTAITRDINTLFMEITGLGQANKLKKIYQSPFTLHKMIMDSIARETENAKNGKPARIIAKLNSLIEPQVIEALYAASAAGVQIDLIVRGMCALRPQVAGLSENIRVRSIIGRLLEHARVYYFYNDGAENVFISSADWMGRNFFSRIETCTPIESPALKQRVIEEGLLLALRDNVKAWQMHGDGSYTRIVADGDEVGIQETLLARYTE; encoded by the coding sequence ATGCCGCAATCTGCTCACATTCTTTGCCGCGAACTGTCGCTGTTGGCGTTTAACCGCCGCGTGTTGGCGCAAGCGCAAGACCCGCGCGTGCCGCTGTTGGAACGACTGCGCTTTTTGTGCATCGTGTCGTCCAATCTGGACGAATTTTTTGAAGTGCGCATGGCGTATTTGCGCCGTGAACAACGCGCCAACCCCACGCAAGTGTTCCAATCGGGACAAACGCCCAGCGAAACCATCACGCTGGTGGCGCAAGAAGCGCACAAGATTATTGAAGAGCAATATCAAATATTTAACCAAGAATTGCTGCCCGCGCTTGCCGAGGAAAATATTGTGTTTTACCGCCGCAAGCAGTGGACAAGCGCGCAGCGCGAATGGATTGAAGATTATTTCAACCGCGAGCTGCTGCCGATTCTCACGCCGATTGGCTTGGATGCCTCGCATCCGTTTCCGCGTCCGCTGAATAAATCGTTGAATTTTGTGGTGGAATTGGATGGCAAAGATGCGTTTGGACGCGCTTCGGGCATGGCAATCGTGCAAGCGCCGCGCATTTTGCCGCGTGCGATTCGGCTGCCTGAAAATATTTGCGAAGGCAAAGACGGCTTTGTGTTTTTGTCGTCCATTGTGCATGAGTATGTGTACAAGCTGTTTCGCGGCATGACGGTGAAAGGCTGCCATCAATTTCGCCTAACGCGCGATAGCGATTTGACGGTGGAAAACGATGATTTGAGCAACCTGCGCACGGCGGTGCAAAATGAATTGCGCGACCGCGATTTTGGCGACGGAGTGCGGCTGGAAATTGCCGACCAATGTCCTGATTATATTAGCCAATTTTTGCTGGAACAGTTTAAGCTCACGCGCAATGAGTTGTATCAAGTGGAAGGTCCTGTGAATTTGGTGCGGCTGATGTCGGTGCCCGATATGGTGAACCGTCCCGATTTGAAATTCGCGCCGTTCACGCCGCAATATCCGCGCGCGTTGCGCAAATCGGCATCGCTGTTGGACGAAATCGCTAAGGGCGATATTTTGCTGCACCATCCGTATCAATCGTTTGATCCGATTGTGAAATTTATCAACGATGCCACGCGCGATCCTGATGTGGTGGCGATTAAGATGACGATTTACCGCACGGGTAGCCATTCCGAGCTGGCGCGCGCTTTGATGGCGGCGGCGCTGGCGGGCAAGCAAGTTACCGTGGTGGTGGAATTGATGGCGCGTTTTGACGAAGCGAATAATGTGTCGTGGGCAACCAAGCTGGAAGACGCGGGCGCGCACGTGGTTTATGGCGTGTTTGGCTACAAGGTGCACGCCAAAATGGCGTTGGTGATTCGCCGCGAACAAGGCAGCCTGAAAACCTATGCGCATCTGGGCACGGGCAATTATCACCAAGGCACATCGCGCATCTACACCGATTTCGGCTTGCTCACCGCCAACACGGCGATAACGCGCGACATCAACACGCTATTTATGGAAATCACCGGCTTGGGGCAGGCGAACAAGCTGAAAAAAATCTACCAAAGCCCGTTCACGCTGCACAAAATGATTATGGACAGCATCGCGCGCGAAACCGAAAACGCGAAAAACGGCAAGCCTGCGCGGATTATCGCCAAGCTCAATTCGCTGATTGAGCCGCAAGTGATAGAGGCGTTGTATGCCGCCAGCGCGGCGGGGGTGCAGATTGATTTGATTGTGCGTGGCATGTGCGCTTTGCGCCCACAAGTGGCGGGGCTGTCGGAAAACATCCGCGTGCGCTCCATTATTGGGCGGCTGCTGGAACACGCGCGGGTTTATTATTTTTACAACGATGGCGCGGAAAACGTGTTTATTTCCAGCGCGGATTGGATGGGGCGCAATTTTTTCAGCCGCATTGAAACCTGCACGCCGATTGAATCGCCCGCGCTCAAACAGCGCGTGATAGAAGAGGGCTTACTGCTGGCGTTGCGCGACAACGTGAAGGCTTGGCAGATGCACGGCGACGGCAGCTACACGCGGATTGTGGCGGACGGCGACGAGGTGGGCATTCAAGAAACGCTGTTGGCGCGATATACGGAATGA
- a CDS encoding HI_0552 family protein, giving the protein MLTSRHCDLFNRPFFQFAQLKKYAPETIPQLKADYKAAWQDWQSVIGQVAQRLARDNPQFAPPHIERWCNGWQVRAHFFAFFKYAKHANDAAILSILLNRRRLTVSLDWHCYKADRSTIALPQYNQWLAGLDADAFGEFDVWHGSEDEYADYAPLNRQPENALALRDADDFFCIGKHVERDDLDGVDSVAWIVAQVQALLPLYERCFE; this is encoded by the coding sequence ATGCTCACATCGCGCCATTGTGATTTGTTTAACCGCCCTTTTTTCCAATTTGCGCAGTTGAAAAAATACGCGCCCGAAACTATCCCGCAGCTGAAAGCGGACTACAAGGCGGCGTGGCAGGATTGGCAAAGCGTAATCGGGCAGGTGGCACAGCGGCTGGCACGGGATAATCCGCAGTTTGCGCCGCCGCATATTGAGCGTTGGTGCAACGGCTGGCAGGTGCGGGCGCATTTTTTTGCGTTTTTTAAATACGCCAAACACGCCAACGATGCGGCGATTTTGTCTATTTTGTTGAATCGCCGCCGCTTGACTGTGTCGCTGGATTGGCATTGCTACAAGGCAGACCGCTCCACGATTGCGCTGCCGCAATACAACCAATGGCTGGCGGGTTTGGATGCGGACGCGTTTGGCGAATTTGATGTGTGGCACGGCAGCGAGGATGAGTATGCGGATTATGCGCCGCTCAATAGGCAGCCTGAAAATGCGTTGGCGCTACGCGATGCGGATGATTTTTTCTGTATTGGCAAGCACGTTGAGCGCGATGATTTGGACGGCGTGGATAGTGTGGCTTGGATTGTGGCGCAGGTGCAGGCGTTGTTGCCGTTGTATGAGCGATGTTTTGAATAA
- a CDS encoding M14 family metallopeptidase encodes MKISAHFDAGSIIVTDLSDPSHIRLALRPDTAADFKQWFYFRLQGAAYTHCVMHFENAADAAYPEGWDGYQAVASYDRQNWFRVPTQYENGELIINHTPLANSIYYAYFEPYSSEQHLNLLGEAQGSGLCQIEDLGSTVQGRDLNLLTIGNQVDSDLKIWVIARQHPGETMAEWFMEGFLSRLLDHQDPTARKLLDKATFYIVPNMNPDGAALGNLRTNAAGANLNREWQNPSVARSPEVFFVREKMHETGVDVFLDIHGDESIPYIFVAGTEGVPNYTSRIAALETLFKTAFQAASPDFQTVHGYEKDHFGEANLTLATNYVGNTFGCLAYTLEMPFKDNDNLPDDDFGWNGQRSLRLGESILSAVLAVAEELHHESE; translated from the coding sequence ATGAAAATCTCCGCCCATTTTGACGCAGGCAGCATCATCGTAACCGACCTGTCCGACCCGTCGCACATCCGCTTGGCTTTGCGCCCCGACACCGCCGCCGACTTCAAACAATGGTTTTATTTCCGCCTGCAAGGCGCGGCGTACACCCACTGCGTGATGCACTTTGAAAACGCCGCCGATGCCGCCTACCCCGAAGGCTGGGACGGCTACCAAGCCGTTGCCTCGTATGACCGCCAAAACTGGTTCCGCGTGCCCACGCAATACGAAAACGGCGAACTCATCATCAACCACACCCCGCTTGCCAACAGCATTTATTACGCCTACTTTGAACCTTATTCCAGCGAGCAGCATCTGAACCTGCTGGGCGAAGCGCAAGGCAGCGGCTTATGCCAAATTGAAGACTTGGGCAGCACGGTGCAAGGGCGCGACCTCAATCTTTTAACCATTGGCAACCAAGTGGACAGCGATTTGAAAATTTGGGTAATCGCGCGGCAGCACCCCGGCGAAACGATGGCAGAATGGTTTATGGAAGGCTTTTTGTCGCGCCTGCTGGACCACCAAGACCCAACGGCGCGCAAATTGTTAGACAAAGCCACGTTCTATATTGTGCCAAATATGAACCCCGATGGCGCGGCGTTAGGCAATTTGCGCACCAACGCAGCGGGCGCGAACCTGAACCGCGAATGGCAAAACCCCAGCGTGGCGCGCAGCCCCGAAGTGTTTTTTGTGCGCGAGAAAATGCACGAAACGGGCGTGGATGTGTTTTTGGATATTCACGGCGATGAAAGCATCCCTTATATTTTTGTGGCGGGAACGGAAGGCGTGCCGAACTACACCAGCCGCATCGCCGCGCTGGAAACGTTGTTTAAAACGGCTTTTCAGGCTGCCTCACCCGATTTCCAAACCGTGCACGGCTACGAGAAAGACCATTTCGGCGAAGCCAATTTAACCCTTGCCACCAACTATGTGGGCAACACCTTCGGCTGCTTGGCGTACACGCTGGAAATGCCGTTTAAAGACAACGACAACCTGCCCGATGATGATTTTGGCTGGAATGGGCAACGCTCGCTGCGCTTGGGCGAAAGCATATTGAGCGCGGTGCTGGCGGTGGCGGAAGAATTGCATCACGAGAGTGAATAA
- the ccsB gene encoding c-type cytochrome biogenesis protein CcsB, whose product MTTQPIPQHELLREKSLLKTLNLADWLFAACIIAIGALIQIKLPHHMDLYETVILWASALIATSLGWFFKPMRWFIIGSVLAGYAAVGLYNGNIANGHEQSGKFFLRYLLSSQSAIMWQCALTAFAFAAYLVGTLTAWRQQKRQPETPISSNVLLKIASDLAWAAAFMGFVGLLVRWHESYLLRPDAGHIPVSNLYEVFILFMVITGLMYLYYERKFAMQKLGVFIYALLCGLVGFTLWYSLSRGAHEIQPLIPALQSWWMKIHVPANFIGYGAFCMAAAFGAAELIALRGSKFLPDAAQIEEAMYKAIAVGFLFFTIATILGALWAADAWGRYWSWDPKETWAFIVWLNYAIWLHMRLVAGWRGKVLAWWAIIGLFITAFAFVGVNMFLSGLHSYGGL is encoded by the coding sequence ATGACCACTCAACCCATCCCCCAACACGAACTGCTGCGCGAAAAATCGCTGCTCAAAACCCTCAACCTAGCCGACTGGCTGTTTGCCGCGTGCATCATCGCCATTGGCGCGCTTATCCAAATCAAACTGCCGCACCACATGGACCTTTACGAAACCGTTATCCTGTGGGCAAGCGCGCTGATTGCCACGAGCTTGGGCTGGTTTTTCAAACCGATGCGCTGGTTCATCATCGGCAGCGTGTTGGCAGGCTACGCCGCCGTGGGGCTGTATAACGGCAACATCGCCAATGGACACGAGCAAAGCGGCAAATTTTTCCTGCGCTATCTGTTAAGCAGCCAATCCGCGATTATGTGGCAATGCGCCCTAACCGCGTTCGCCTTTGCCGCCTACCTTGTCGGCACGCTCACCGCATGGCGGCAACAAAAAAGGCAGCCTGAAACGCCCATCAGCAGCAATGTGTTGCTCAAAATCGCCAGCGATTTGGCATGGGCAGCCGCCTTTATGGGCTTTGTGGGGCTGCTGGTGCGCTGGCACGAAAGCTATTTGCTGCGCCCCGACGCAGGGCATATCCCCGTGTCCAATCTCTACGAAGTGTTCATCCTGTTTATGGTGATTACAGGCTTGATGTATCTGTATTACGAGCGCAAATTCGCCATGCAAAAACTGGGCGTGTTTATCTACGCCCTGCTCTGCGGCTTGGTGGGCTTCACGCTGTGGTACAGCCTATCGCGCGGCGCGCACGAAATCCAACCGCTGATTCCCGCGCTGCAATCTTGGTGGATGAAAATCCACGTTCCCGCCAACTTTATCGGCTACGGCGCATTTTGCATGGCGGCGGCGTTTGGCGCGGCGGAACTCATCGCCCTGCGCGGCAGCAAATTTTTGCCCGATGCGGCGCAAATTGAAGAAGCCATGTATAAAGCCATTGCCGTGGGCTTTCTGTTTTTCACCATCGCCACCATTCTTGGCGCGCTGTGGGCAGCCGACGCTTGGGGGCGTTATTGGAGCTGGGATCCGAAAGAAACATGGGCGTTTATCGTATGGCTGAACTATGCCATTTGGCTGCATATGCGGCTGGTAGCGGGCTGGCGCGGCAAAGTGCTGGCTTGGTGGGCGATTATTGGGCTGTTTATTACTGCGTTTGCTTTTGTGGGCGTGAATATGTTCTTGTCGGGGCTGCATTCGTATGGCGGGTTGTGA
- a CDS encoding DUF4149 domain-containing protein, which produces MRRITALLISLWLGFHLSVGCVVAPLVSNHLNTSDSGKALADTLSGSLFHIANLFTLAVWLIVYFTARSDNRMAYHKSRTPFWAGTLLVFTAINEWLITPVVAALRANQTNWLHNIIGGHVGTWNGISYLVYLLCSLIGLALAIQLLRLANPQH; this is translated from the coding sequence ATGCGCCGCATCACAGCCCTACTCATCAGCCTTTGGCTCGGATTTCACCTTAGCGTCGGTTGCGTGGTTGCCCCCCTTGTTTCCAACCACCTCAACACCTCAGACAGCGGCAAAGCCCTAGCCGACACACTTTCAGGCAGCCTCTTTCACATCGCCAACCTATTCACCCTTGCCGTTTGGCTCATCGTTTACTTCACCGCCCGCAGCGACAACCGCATGGCGTATCACAAATCCCGCACGCCCTTTTGGGCAGGCACGCTGCTTGTGTTCACCGCCATCAACGAATGGCTCATCACCCCCGTGGTCGCCGCCCTGCGCGCCAATCAAACCAACTGGCTGCACAACATCATCGGCGGACACGTCGGCACATGGAACGGCATCTCCTATCTTGTTTACCTGTTATGCAGCCTGATTGGCTTGGCACTCGCCATCCAGCTGCTGCGCCTCGCCAACCCACAACACTAA